A genomic window from Blastococcus saxobsidens DD2 includes:
- a CDS encoding putative bifunctional diguanylate cyclase/phosphodiesterase — MDQRNQDAAARRRPGPALFVTIGLVALFATGIGPRPAGAAWDRTYDVVLYNLPYLAAAAACVLAARRVRTERILWAALAAALTLGAIGNVLRVLSAGLQGNEPSSALSHVVSFAAYLLVYVPLVVLIRARVPRFHPSMWLDGVVAALGSLSAGVAFLLGPYLRTDPGGTPVAAVDLVAPITTVLLIAVLMAVGGILGVRLDRTFVLLGAGLAALCASDIILFALKVQGTYVDGGPLELGWLLCIVLTAAAADGAVERPAPVDDTDSRIGWRLLAVPLASLVAGLVVLSPWSKPVPDVAGWLALGCVLAGVVRIAVTFREVRGYNQVKLESRTDELTRLANRRALLEHAQRVVTSATPERPAALLILDLDGFKEINDSLGHSAGDDLLRQIGPRLRSSLRADDLLARLGGDEFAVLMPAAEPAEARALAGRLCDLLLAPFTVADVRLHVGVSIGVATTPAPAATVEELLHCADVAMYSAKRTREGVHVFVPDPVTGTSGSDRLRTMEELRTALDGDELRVYLQPQMDMRDGRIVGAEALVRWDHPTRGLLSPAALLPAAEQAGLLRPLTDRVLELALAAAARWWPEREVPVSVNLSAANVTDLDLAGKVAAALHRHGLPARALTLEVVEDTLMADPERGRTVLADLRASGVRTSIDDYGTGYSSLAYLRHLPADELKLDRSLTADVDRDPRAAAIVQSTVALAHALGLSLVAEGVESLAISTTLAGLGCDVAQGYAIARPMPVDDFLRWLAASDSGLVDEALIPDFSQGRASD, encoded by the coding sequence ATGGACCAGCGGAATCAGGACGCGGCCGCGCGCCGGCGTCCCGGCCCCGCGCTGTTCGTGACCATCGGCCTGGTCGCGCTGTTCGCCACCGGCATCGGGCCGCGCCCGGCCGGCGCGGCGTGGGACCGGACGTACGACGTCGTCCTCTACAACCTGCCCTACCTCGCCGCCGCGGCGGCGTGCGTGCTGGCGGCGCGCCGGGTGCGCACCGAGCGGATCCTGTGGGCCGCACTCGCCGCCGCGCTGACCCTCGGCGCGATCGGCAACGTGCTGCGCGTGCTCTCCGCCGGCCTGCAGGGCAACGAGCCGTCCTCCGCGCTCTCGCACGTCGTCTCGTTCGCGGCCTACCTGCTCGTGTACGTGCCCCTCGTCGTGCTGATCCGCGCCCGGGTGCCGCGCTTCCACCCCAGCATGTGGCTCGACGGCGTCGTGGCCGCCCTCGGCAGCCTGTCCGCCGGGGTCGCCTTCCTGCTGGGCCCCTATCTCCGCACCGACCCCGGCGGGACGCCGGTGGCCGCGGTCGACCTCGTGGCACCGATCACGACGGTCCTCCTCATCGCCGTGCTCATGGCCGTCGGCGGCATCCTCGGCGTGCGCCTCGACCGCACCTTCGTGCTGCTCGGCGCGGGGCTGGCCGCCCTCTGCGCCTCGGACATCATCCTGTTCGCCCTCAAGGTGCAGGGCACCTACGTCGACGGCGGCCCGCTCGAACTCGGCTGGCTCCTCTGCATCGTCCTGACCGCCGCGGCCGCCGACGGCGCGGTCGAACGGCCGGCCCCCGTCGACGACACCGATTCCCGCATCGGCTGGCGGCTGCTCGCCGTGCCGCTCGCCTCGCTCGTGGCCGGCCTCGTCGTGCTGAGCCCGTGGTCGAAGCCCGTGCCCGACGTCGCGGGCTGGCTCGCCCTCGGCTGCGTGCTGGCCGGCGTCGTCCGCATCGCCGTGACCTTCCGCGAGGTCCGCGGCTACAACCAGGTCAAGCTCGAGTCACGGACCGACGAGCTCACCCGGCTCGCCAACCGCCGCGCGCTGCTCGAGCACGCCCAGCGCGTCGTCACCTCGGCCACCCCGGAGCGGCCCGCCGCTCTCCTGATCCTCGACCTCGACGGGTTCAAGGAGATCAACGACAGCCTCGGCCACTCCGCCGGCGACGACCTGCTGCGCCAGATCGGCCCGCGGCTGCGCAGCTCCCTGCGTGCCGATGACCTGCTGGCCCGGCTCGGCGGCGACGAGTTCGCCGTCCTGATGCCGGCCGCGGAGCCCGCCGAGGCACGCGCGCTCGCCGGGCGGCTGTGCGACCTGCTGCTCGCCCCCTTCACGGTGGCCGACGTCCGGCTGCACGTCGGCGTGAGCATCGGCGTCGCGACCACGCCGGCACCGGCGGCGACCGTCGAGGAGCTGCTGCACTGCGCCGACGTCGCCATGTACAGCGCCAAGCGCACCCGCGAAGGCGTGCACGTCTTCGTGCCCGACCCCGTCACCGGCACCTCCGGCAGCGACCGGCTGCGCACCATGGAGGAACTGCGGACGGCGCTGGACGGGGACGAGCTGCGGGTCTACCTCCAGCCCCAGATGGACATGCGCGACGGCCGCATCGTGGGCGCCGAGGCGCTGGTCCGGTGGGACCACCCCACCCGCGGGCTGCTCTCCCCCGCCGCGCTGCTGCCGGCGGCCGAGCAGGCGGGGCTCCTGCGGCCGCTGACCGACCGCGTGCTCGAATTGGCGCTCGCTGCGGCCGCCCGCTGGTGGCCCGAGCGCGAGGTGCCGGTGTCGGTCAACCTGTCGGCGGCGAACGTCACCGACCTCGATCTCGCCGGCAAGGTGGCCGCCGCGCTGCACCGGCACGGCCTACCCGCGCGGGCGCTCACGCTGGAGGTCGTCGAGGACACCCTCATGGCCGACCCCGAGCGCGGCCGCACGGTGCTCGCCGACCTGCGCGCCTCCGGCGTCCGCACGTCGATCGACGACTACGGCACTGGCTACAGCTCGCTGGCCTACCTGCGGCACCTGCCGGCCGACGAGCTCAAGCTCGATCGCAGCCTGACCGCCGACGTCGACCGCGACCCCCGGGCGGCGGCCATCGTGCAGAGCACCGTCGCGCTCGCCCATGCCCTGGGCCTGAGCCTGGTGGCCGAGGGCGTCGAGAGCCTGGCGATCAGCACCACGCTCGCCGGCCTCGGCTGCGACGTCGCCCAGGGGTACGCCATCGCCCGCCCCATGCCGGTCGACGACTTCCTCCGCTGGCTGGCCGCCTCCGACTCCGGTCTCGTCGACGAGGCGCTGATCCCCGACTTCAGCCAGGGTCGCGCGTCCGACTGA
- a CDS encoding glycosyltransferase, with protein sequence MIKGLGAGGAERLLVSLARVSDRRRFHLTVAYVLPHKDALVSELAAAGVEVVPLLTEAPRGALRRNVAWARKLRQLLKRGDYDVVHTHSPVVAGVTRLLRLTLGKRTRPAMVSTEHNSWNSYVPATRWLNAVLHRRDDLRFAVSTECRNSMWRRWRPEVEVLAHGVVLEDYTTAPGRREEVRKELGIDPAGIVICTVANLRREKGYPELLDAAAVITQADSRAVFLAAGQGALADMLHREHERLRLGNRFRFLGQVDDVPNLLTAADIFVLPSRYEGQPIAIMEALCVGLPVVATRVGGIPEQVRHGVEGLLVPPRDTHALVAALTTLIEDEERRRRMGLAARDRGQAFDIRLACRRLERGYMELAYGRATVHGPGRQGAPRILRPRGAAASFRRLRDRARR encoded by the coding sequence GTGATCAAGGGTCTGGGGGCCGGGGGTGCGGAGCGGCTGCTCGTATCGCTCGCGAGGGTCTCGGACAGGAGGAGGTTCCACCTGACGGTCGCGTACGTGCTGCCGCACAAGGATGCACTCGTCAGCGAACTGGCCGCCGCCGGCGTGGAGGTGGTCCCCCTCCTGACGGAGGCGCCGCGGGGCGCGCTGCGCCGCAACGTCGCGTGGGCGCGGAAGCTGCGCCAGCTCCTGAAGCGCGGCGACTACGACGTGGTCCACACCCACTCCCCGGTCGTCGCGGGCGTGACCCGGCTGCTCAGGCTCACCCTCGGGAAGAGGACGCGGCCGGCCATGGTCTCGACCGAGCACAACAGCTGGAACTCCTACGTGCCTGCGACGCGCTGGCTTAACGCCGTGCTCCACAGGAGAGACGATCTCCGCTTCGCGGTGTCCACCGAGTGCCGCAACTCGATGTGGCGTCGGTGGCGCCCGGAAGTCGAAGTACTGGCGCACGGAGTCGTGCTTGAGGACTACACCACGGCGCCCGGCCGCCGCGAGGAGGTGCGAAAGGAGTTGGGCATCGATCCCGCCGGCATCGTCATCTGCACCGTGGCGAACCTGCGGCGGGAGAAGGGCTACCCCGAGCTGCTGGACGCTGCCGCAGTCATCACGCAGGCCGACTCCCGGGCCGTGTTCCTCGCGGCCGGTCAGGGCGCGCTGGCGGACATGTTGCACCGGGAGCACGAACGGCTCCGCCTCGGCAACCGGTTCCGGTTCCTGGGGCAGGTCGACGACGTGCCCAACTTGCTGACAGCGGCCGACATCTTCGTGCTGCCCTCGCGCTACGAGGGTCAGCCGATCGCGATCATGGAAGCGCTGTGCGTGGGTCTTCCCGTGGTCGCCACCAGGGTCGGCGGGATACCGGAGCAGGTGCGGCACGGCGTCGAGGGGCTCCTGGTCCCCCCGCGCGACACGCACGCCCTGGTGGCGGCGCTGACCACGTTGATCGAGGACGAGGAGCGTCGACGACGGATGGGGCTCGCGGCGCGCGACCGTGGGCAGGCGTTCGACATCCGACTCGCCTGCCGGCGGCTGGAGAGGGGGTACATGGAACTGGCGTACGGGCGGGCGACGGTGCACGGACCCGGCCGCCAGGGTGCTCCCCGGATCCTGCGACCACGGGGGGCTGCTGCGTCGTTCCGCCGGCTGCGGGATCGCGCGCGGCGCTGA
- a CDS encoding DegT/DnrJ/EryC1/StrS family aminotransferase: MSAAHEARQRILLSPPDVGPREEELVVEAVRSGWIAPLGPMVDAFEQAMAERTGRRHAVALSSGTAALHLALLEAGAGPRTVVIVPTMTFAATANAVVYTGAEPFFVDCDKETGNLHPELLERALRELRAADETVAAVIPVDLLGRCADYTALLPICERFGVTVVSDAAESFGSSHAGRPAGSFGSTAALSFNGNKVMTTSGGGMLLTDDTATADRVRYLSTQARQPAVHYEHTEVGYNYRLSNLLAAVGIAQLERLDEMIGRRRALRRQYAELLGSVSGARAFQHPGDESDNCWLTAVVIDPAEAGWSADDLRSTLDHADIESRPLWKPMHRQPVFAHARTLLTGAADGLFATGLTLPSGSSLSAAQVDRVISAISAFLDRR; this comes from the coding sequence GTGAGCGCCGCTCACGAGGCGCGTCAGCGCATCCTCCTGTCGCCCCCGGACGTCGGTCCACGGGAGGAGGAGCTGGTCGTCGAGGCGGTGCGGTCCGGCTGGATCGCGCCGCTGGGGCCCATGGTGGACGCTTTCGAGCAGGCGATGGCCGAGCGCACCGGTCGCCGGCACGCGGTGGCGCTCTCGTCCGGGACGGCGGCGCTTCATCTCGCGCTGCTGGAGGCAGGCGCGGGGCCGCGCACGGTGGTCATCGTCCCGACGATGACGTTCGCGGCCACGGCGAACGCGGTCGTGTACACGGGAGCGGAACCCTTCTTCGTGGACTGCGACAAGGAGACCGGCAATCTCCACCCGGAGCTCCTCGAGCGCGCGCTGCGCGAGCTGCGGGCGGCAGACGAGACGGTCGCCGCCGTCATCCCGGTTGATCTGCTGGGTCGTTGCGCCGACTACACCGCGCTGCTGCCGATCTGCGAGCGGTTCGGCGTGACAGTGGTGTCCGATGCGGCGGAGTCGTTCGGCTCCTCCCACGCCGGCCGTCCGGCCGGGTCCTTCGGCAGCACGGCCGCATTGTCGTTCAACGGCAACAAAGTGATGACCACCAGCGGTGGCGGCATGCTGCTCACCGATGACACGGCGACGGCCGATCGGGTGCGGTACCTGAGCACCCAGGCGCGGCAGCCGGCAGTGCACTACGAGCACACCGAGGTCGGCTACAACTATCGCCTGAGCAACCTGCTCGCCGCCGTCGGCATCGCCCAGCTGGAGCGGCTCGATGAGATGATCGGTCGCCGCCGCGCGCTGCGCCGGCAGTACGCAGAGCTGCTGGGAAGCGTGTCGGGCGCGCGCGCCTTCCAGCACCCCGGTGACGAGTCCGACAACTGCTGGCTCACCGCGGTCGTCATCGATCCGGCCGAGGCCGGCTGGTCGGCCGACGACCTGCGGTCGACCCTCGACCACGCCGACATCGAGTCCCGGCCGCTGTGGAAGCCGATGCACCGCCAGCCGGTGTTCGCGCACGCGCGCACGCTGCTGACCGGTGCCGCCGACGGGCTCTTCGCCACAGGCCTGACGCTGCCCAGCGGGTCGTCCCTGTCGGCCGCGCAGGTCGACCGCGTCATAAGCGCGATCTCCGCGTTCCTGGACCGTCGGTAG
- a CDS encoding polysaccharide biosynthesis tyrosine autokinase, with translation MESTDYLKVLRRRWKIILASGLLSALVVLLLVQPEASGLGARSYTATATLLQPVDGALGPEFTALLVTTGPVPVAVAEQLDYAGEPTELSALVQVSPDAETGAVQISTTSTDPEQAALIANTFAEATLAEVADRTTGAVAGVPPIELLERATPLPNDDSLLSGPTTQSGRLVLGLVVGLVLGSALALLVERFDTSVRDRIDVQRAYRVPVLAEVPRLPRSARSSRGVIVKTDPASTAAEAFRSLRSSVLLIPSRVLLPADADQLVGPTSERGRPQIILVTSARAGEGKTTTAVNLAAALAESGQQTLVLDFDFRRPDAHRYLDVINGPGLSDLVHAEEGEHELRTLCRPSAVDGVRMVPAGTMIDQPPALPTRIAGLLSDARGLADVVIVDSPPMLLGNDAMDLMPYVDTVLVTCRSGRVTRDQAERASELLARLRVPVVGAAFIGWRASVRNLGERIAHRSGALTNSEFPRRDTGASAHRAES, from the coding sequence ATGGAGTCCACCGACTACCTGAAGGTGCTGCGGCGCCGTTGGAAGATCATCCTCGCGTCGGGGCTGCTCTCCGCCCTCGTCGTGCTGCTCCTGGTGCAGCCGGAGGCATCCGGGCTCGGTGCCCGCTCCTACACGGCGACGGCGACCCTGCTGCAACCCGTCGACGGGGCCCTGGGGCCGGAGTTCACCGCACTCCTGGTGACGACCGGACCGGTGCCCGTCGCGGTCGCTGAGCAGCTCGATTACGCCGGCGAGCCCACCGAGCTCAGCGCGCTGGTGCAGGTGTCTCCCGACGCAGAGACCGGGGCGGTGCAGATCTCCACCACCTCCACCGACCCCGAACAGGCCGCTCTCATCGCGAACACCTTCGCAGAGGCGACTCTCGCCGAGGTCGCCGATCGGACCACCGGCGCCGTTGCCGGCGTTCCACCGATCGAACTCCTCGAGCGCGCCACGCCGCTGCCGAACGACGACAGCTTGCTGAGCGGGCCGACGACCCAGAGCGGCCGGCTCGTGCTCGGCCTGGTGGTGGGGCTCGTCCTCGGCAGCGCACTGGCGCTGCTCGTGGAGCGTTTCGACACGAGCGTCCGCGACCGCATCGACGTGCAGCGCGCCTACCGGGTGCCGGTGCTCGCGGAGGTCCCGCGGCTGCCCCGGTCGGCCCGATCGTCCCGAGGGGTCATCGTCAAGACCGATCCAGCTTCGACGGCCGCCGAAGCCTTCCGGTCCCTGCGGTCCTCGGTCCTGCTCATCCCCAGCCGGGTGCTCCTCCCGGCCGACGCCGATCAACTGGTCGGCCCGACGAGCGAGCGTGGCAGGCCGCAGATCATCCTGGTGACCAGCGCGCGAGCGGGCGAGGGCAAGACCACGACCGCGGTCAACCTCGCCGCCGCGCTGGCCGAGAGCGGCCAGCAGACACTCGTCCTGGACTTCGACTTCCGCCGGCCGGACGCGCATCGGTACCTCGACGTGATCAACGGGCCGGGGCTGTCGGACCTGGTCCATGCCGAGGAAGGTGAGCACGAGCTGCGCACGTTGTGCCGTCCCTCTGCCGTCGACGGCGTCCGCATGGTGCCGGCCGGAACGATGATCGATCAGCCACCCGCCCTGCCGACGCGGATCGCCGGCCTGCTGTCCGACGCCCGCGGGCTGGCCGACGTCGTCATCGTCGACAGCCCGCCCATGCTGCTCGGGAACGACGCCATGGACTTGATGCCCTACGTGGACACCGTGCTGGTGACCTGCCGGAGCGGACGGGTGACGCGCGACCAGGCCGAGCGGGCCAGCGAACTGCTGGCCCGCCTCCGCGTCCCGGTCGTCGGTGCCGCCTTCATCGGCTGGCGCGCGAGCGTGAGGAACCTCGGCGAGCGGATCGCGCACCGCTCCGGTGCCCTCACGAACTCCGAGTTCCCTCGGAGGGACACCGGCGCCTCCGCCCACAGGGCGGAATCGTGA
- a CDS encoding GNAT family N-acetyltransferase, giving the protein MTQPDPLVLRRATALDDAGIRQLVAREMGWGDGGHAARMWDWKHEGNPFGPSPRWVAAQGDRIVAVRIFLRWQFVTPAGGAQAAVRAVDTVTDREFRGQGLFRRLTLQALDDMAREGVDFVFNTPNDLSRPGYLSMGWQPRGRLPVAAWGNGAAGWAAMARNRRPADLGSLPSSAGQPAGDGLDDDVIGLLDRPSAQLTTRRSAGYLRWRYAGLPDLHYRVVRLGRDPREGVGVVRVRRRGSAVEAAVLDSFAPSRRQGIRLTLEVARSTGATHVLALPQASGAVGVPVPKVGPQLTVREIAAAPPEAGGLSLALGDVELF; this is encoded by the coding sequence ATGACGCAGCCTGACCCGCTCGTCCTGCGCAGGGCGACGGCACTCGATGACGCCGGGATCCGACAGCTGGTCGCGAGGGAGATGGGCTGGGGCGACGGCGGCCACGCCGCCCGCATGTGGGACTGGAAGCACGAAGGCAACCCCTTTGGGCCGTCCCCGAGGTGGGTGGCAGCCCAGGGCGATCGGATCGTGGCCGTCCGTATCTTCCTGCGCTGGCAGTTCGTGACGCCCGCTGGAGGGGCACAGGCTGCGGTCCGAGCCGTCGACACCGTGACCGACCGCGAGTTCCGCGGGCAGGGGCTGTTCCGCCGCCTGACGCTCCAGGCGCTCGACGACATGGCGCGGGAAGGGGTCGACTTCGTTTTCAACACCCCGAATGACCTCTCCCGCCCCGGCTACCTGTCGATGGGATGGCAGCCGAGGGGCCGGCTGCCCGTCGCCGCGTGGGGCAACGGCGCCGCCGGGTGGGCTGCGATGGCCCGGAACCGGCGTCCCGCCGACCTGGGCTCCTTGCCGTCGAGCGCCGGGCAGCCGGCGGGGGACGGCCTGGACGACGACGTCATCGGGCTCCTGGACCGGCCGAGCGCCCAGCTCACCACGCGCCGGTCGGCCGGGTACCTCCGCTGGCGATACGCGGGCCTTCCCGACCTGCACTACCGCGTCGTCCGGCTGGGCCGTGATCCGCGCGAGGGGGTCGGCGTGGTGCGCGTTCGGCGGCGCGGCTCCGCGGTGGAGGCCGCCGTCCTCGACTCGTTCGCCCCCAGCCGCCGGCAGGGCATCCGCCTCACCCTGGAGGTCGCCCGGTCCACCGGGGCCACCCACGTGCTCGCACTGCCGCAGGCATCGGGCGCCGTCGGGGTGCCCGTCCCGAAGGTCGGGCCCCAGCTGACCGTGCGGGAGATCGCGGCCGCACCCCCGGAGGCAGGCGGCTTGAGCCTGGCGCTGGGGGATGTCGAGCTGTTCTGA
- the asnB gene encoding asparagine synthase (glutamine-hydrolyzing), translated as MCGIVGLLDFDGVLTTEAMRHHLGTMVSSVTHRGPDDQGVFLDDRVGLGHRRLAVVDLSPAGHQPMTSRNGRHVLVFNGMIYNFRALAKQLASEGVTFRGHSDTEVLLEAWATWGPEETLSQVNGMFALAVWDRQERTLILARDRLGEKPLYWTHQRGVLAFGSEVRSLVQLPIVDRELDRDVLAEMLHWSFVPGAASVWKGVHRLEPGHVLRFRHGDAQPRLGPYWSISSVALAGSADPFTGSEEELVERTEELLTDAVSLRLESDVPLGTFLSGGIDSALVTALATSTGQSIRTFTVGMAGGGDLDESDAAGEVARHLGTDHTTVRLRPQDVMRGVDDLGRVYDEPFADPSALALLALARATREYATVALSGDGGDELFGGYNRYVAAQRVVISAARVPHVLRVAAARGVRAVPPRAWQRLGTRVLPRLATIPDLGSKAHRAADVLGSRDLGDAWMSLAAIWPQPPILGAGPTPARAPEPSLRGLMLRDQAVTLPDDMLTKVDRATMSVGLEARVPLLDHRLVEWSWRLPTEAMVRDGRGKWVLREVLSRHLPADMIDRPKAGFDPPVGRWLTGPLRGWAEERLSPEALAGSGIIDPQPVQRAWRAHLAGRADHTYRLWSVVMLQSWLAEQKDVVG; from the coding sequence GTGTGCGGCATCGTGGGGTTGCTCGACTTCGACGGCGTCCTGACCACCGAGGCCATGCGGCACCACCTCGGCACCATGGTCAGCTCGGTCACCCACCGTGGTCCCGACGACCAGGGCGTGTTCCTCGACGACCGAGTCGGCCTGGGACACCGGCGGCTCGCCGTCGTGGATCTCTCGCCTGCTGGTCATCAGCCTATGACCTCCCGGAACGGCCGCCATGTCCTCGTCTTCAACGGGATGATCTACAACTTCCGCGCCCTGGCCAAGCAGTTGGCCTCCGAGGGTGTCACCTTCCGGGGGCACTCGGATACGGAGGTACTCCTGGAGGCTTGGGCCACGTGGGGTCCGGAAGAGACGCTGTCGCAGGTGAACGGCATGTTTGCCCTCGCCGTCTGGGATCGCCAGGAGCGGACCCTCATCCTGGCCCGAGATCGTCTCGGCGAGAAGCCGCTGTACTGGACCCATCAGCGCGGCGTCCTGGCTTTCGGGTCGGAAGTGCGTTCCCTCGTCCAGCTGCCGATCGTCGACCGGGAGCTGGACCGGGACGTGCTCGCCGAGATGCTGCACTGGTCGTTCGTGCCGGGCGCCGCGAGCGTCTGGAAGGGCGTGCACCGTCTGGAGCCGGGCCACGTGCTGCGCTTCCGGCACGGCGATGCGCAACCACGTCTGGGACCGTACTGGAGCATCTCCTCCGTTGCGCTCGCCGGCTCTGCAGACCCGTTCACGGGGTCCGAGGAGGAGCTGGTCGAGCGGACCGAGGAGCTCCTCACGGACGCGGTCTCCCTGCGCCTGGAGTCCGACGTCCCCCTGGGGACCTTCTTGTCCGGCGGGATCGACTCCGCCCTGGTGACCGCCTTGGCCACGTCCACGGGGCAGTCGATCCGGACCTTCACCGTCGGGATGGCGGGGGGCGGGGACCTCGACGAGTCGGATGCAGCCGGGGAGGTGGCACGCCACCTCGGCACCGACCACACGACCGTGAGGCTTCGACCGCAGGACGTCATGCGGGGCGTGGACGACCTCGGTCGCGTGTACGACGAGCCCTTCGCCGACCCCTCCGCCCTGGCGCTCCTCGCCCTGGCGCGCGCCACACGTGAGTACGCCACCGTCGCCCTGAGCGGGGATGGCGGCGACGAGCTGTTCGGCGGCTACAACCGGTACGTCGCGGCGCAGCGGGTCGTCATCTCCGCCGCTCGAGTGCCGCACGTGCTCCGTGTCGCCGCAGCACGAGGTGTCCGAGCCGTTCCCCCCCGGGCATGGCAGCGTCTCGGCACGCGGGTGCTCCCCCGCCTCGCGACGATCCCGGATCTCGGCAGCAAGGCGCACCGGGCGGCGGATGTCCTCGGCAGCCGGGACCTCGGCGACGCGTGGATGAGTCTCGCGGCGATCTGGCCGCAGCCACCGATCCTGGGTGCCGGTCCGACGCCGGCCAGGGCCCCGGAGCCATCTCTCCGGGGGCTCATGCTGAGGGACCAGGCCGTGACGCTCCCCGACGACATGCTGACCAAGGTCGACCGGGCCACGATGTCGGTCGGCCTCGAGGCCAGGGTCCCGCTCCTCGACCACCGGTTGGTGGAGTGGTCGTGGCGGCTGCCGACCGAGGCGATGGTTCGTGACGGTCGAGGCAAGTGGGTCCTACGGGAGGTGCTGAGCCGGCACCTGCCGGCCGACATGATCGACCGGCCGAAGGCCGGATTCGACCCACCCGTGGGGCGCTGGCTCACCGGGCCCCTCCGCGGGTGGGCGGAGGAACGACTGTCGCCCGAGGCCCTGGCCGGATCCGGGATCATCGACCCCCAGCCGGTGCAGCGGGCCTGGCGGGCACACCTGGCGGGGCGCGCGGACCACACGTACCGCCTCTGGTCCGTCGTGATGCTGCAGTCGTGGCTGGCCGAGCAGAAGGACGTCGTGGGATGA
- a CDS encoding nucleotidyltransferase family protein, whose translation MSPPPDDVLTAVAAAGLPGSLRELPQREIHEPLAGDLVAAVRPHRLAGLLLGTVQREELVLPPAATAALAETHTQDMATCLRLEHALLSVAELLDQAGVPFRVLGGTAAAQLQYRDPAMRPFHRLSLLVQPPQLPDATELLRGTGWTERPSDAAAVPGTTLTGPTGLRLDLHDALPMPVPGVEVDPAGLWGEGREFRLGGRSLRTLADEERLLHACGMVVAGSSSLVAHRDLAELVLFGEWLQPRLMHLSKVWNAHALLARAVTSVWRRFALADVTALSVWAEGWQSSTQTSPYRRGHRTPSDSSLRLRRPGWLQGPSAKRR comes from the coding sequence GTGAGCCCCCCGCCCGACGACGTCCTGACCGCGGTGGCCGCCGCGGGGCTGCCAGGATCGCTCCGGGAGCTCCCCCAGCGGGAGATCCACGAGCCGCTGGCAGGAGACCTGGTCGCGGCCGTGCGGCCACACCGGCTCGCGGGCCTTCTGCTCGGTACGGTCCAGCGCGAGGAGCTGGTCCTGCCACCGGCGGCCACGGCTGCGCTGGCAGAGACGCACACGCAGGACATGGCCACCTGCCTGCGGCTCGAGCACGCGCTGCTCTCGGTGGCTGAGCTGCTGGACCAGGCGGGCGTCCCGTTCCGGGTACTGGGGGGCACCGCTGCAGCGCAGCTGCAGTACCGCGACCCGGCGATGCGGCCCTTCCACCGGCTCAGCCTCCTGGTGCAACCACCGCAACTCCCGGACGCGACCGAACTGCTCCGGGGCACCGGCTGGACGGAGCGGCCGTCGGACGCGGCGGCCGTACCCGGCACCACGCTCACCGGACCCACCGGACTCCGGCTCGACCTGCACGACGCCCTCCCGATGCCCGTCCCCGGGGTGGAGGTCGACCCGGCCGGCCTCTGGGGCGAGGGACGCGAGTTCCGGCTCGGTGGCCGGAGCCTGCGGACGTTGGCCGATGAGGAGCGGCTGCTGCACGCCTGCGGGATGGTGGTGGCCGGCTCATCGTCGCTCGTCGCGCACCGTGACCTCGCGGAGCTGGTGTTGTTCGGCGAGTGGCTGCAGCCTCGGCTCATGCACCTGTCGAAGGTCTGGAACGCCCACGCGCTCCTCGCGCGGGCCGTGACCTCCGTGTGGCGACGCTTCGCACTCGCCGACGTCACGGCTCTGTCGGTCTGGGCGGAGGGTTGGCAGTCCTCGACCCAGACGTCTCCGTACCGCCGTGGCCATCGCACACCGTCGGACAGCAGCCTGCGCCTGCGTCGACCCGGCTGGCTCCAGGGCCCGTCCGCGAAGCGTCGGTAG